Proteins encoded together in one Nocardioides marinisabuli window:
- a CDS encoding flavin-containing monooxygenase encodes MSTPEPTPAPETQVEHVDVLVVGAGLSGIGAAAQVLSRVPGTSVAVLEGRSASGGTWDLFRYPGIRSDSDMFTFGYHWRPWPSDTALADGGLILDYLRTVAQEYDVEPRIRYDHWVSAASWSSDERRWTVTYEHDGREQQITCSLLWGASGYYDYDEGHAPEFPGVEAFGGEVVHPQFWPEDMDYSGKKVVVIGSGATAITLVPAMAGTAEHVTMLQRSPSYVLTRPGTDPVAQKLSRLPAAVKQPVVRWKNILEAVVSYQLFQRKPEWGKKLIRDQTVKQLPDGFDVDTHFRPAYNPWDQRLCFVPDGDLFRSIRKGQASVVTDTIETFTETGIRLSSGAELEADVVVTATGLKLKAFGGIRFTVDGAEVKMHETMAYKSLMLSGIPNFVYTIGYTNASWTLKADLVADFAVRVLEEMREHGHSMFVVDRDPTVAERPFMDFQSGYVVRALDQLPRQGDRAPWMLKQNYLTDLRTIRHDKIDDGVLQFR; translated from the coding sequence ATGAGCACTCCCGAGCCCACCCCTGCCCCCGAGACCCAGGTCGAGCACGTCGACGTCCTCGTCGTCGGGGCCGGCCTGTCCGGCATCGGTGCGGCCGCGCAGGTCCTCTCCCGCGTCCCCGGCACCAGCGTCGCGGTGCTCGAGGGCCGCAGCGCCAGCGGCGGCACCTGGGACCTGTTCCGCTACCCCGGCATCCGCTCCGACTCCGACATGTTCACCTTCGGCTACCACTGGCGCCCCTGGCCCAGCGACACCGCGCTGGCCGACGGCGGGCTGATCCTCGACTACCTGCGCACCGTGGCGCAGGAGTACGACGTCGAGCCGCGCATCCGCTACGACCACTGGGTCAGCGCGGCCTCGTGGAGCAGCGACGAGCGCCGCTGGACGGTCACCTACGAGCACGACGGGCGCGAGCAGCAGATCACCTGCTCGCTGCTGTGGGGCGCCTCGGGCTACTACGACTACGACGAGGGCCACGCGCCCGAGTTCCCCGGCGTCGAGGCCTTCGGCGGCGAGGTCGTGCACCCGCAGTTCTGGCCCGAGGACATGGACTACTCGGGCAAGAAGGTCGTGGTCATCGGCTCCGGCGCCACCGCCATCACCCTGGTGCCCGCGATGGCCGGCACCGCCGAGCACGTCACGATGCTGCAGCGCTCGCCGTCGTACGTGCTGACCCGCCCGGGCACCGACCCGGTGGCCCAGAAGCTGTCGCGGCTGCCGGCCGCGGTCAAGCAGCCCGTCGTGCGGTGGAAGAACATCCTCGAGGCCGTCGTGTCCTACCAGCTCTTCCAGCGCAAGCCCGAGTGGGGCAAGAAGCTGATCCGCGACCAGACGGTCAAGCAGCTGCCCGACGGCTTCGACGTCGACACGCACTTCCGCCCGGCGTACAACCCGTGGGACCAGCGGCTGTGCTTCGTGCCCGACGGCGACCTGTTCCGGTCGATCCGCAAGGGCCAGGCGTCGGTGGTCACCGACACCATCGAGACCTTCACCGAGACCGGCATCCGCCTCTCCTCGGGCGCCGAGCTCGAGGCCGACGTGGTGGTCACCGCGACGGGGCTCAAGCTCAAGGCCTTCGGCGGCATCCGCTTCACCGTCGACGGCGCCGAGGTCAAGATGCACGAGACCATGGCCTACAAGTCGCTGATGCTCTCGGGCATCCCGAACTTCGTCTACACGATCGGGTACACCAACGCCTCCTGGACCCTCAAGGCCGACCTGGTCGCCGACTTCGCGGTGCGGGTGCTCGAGGAGATGCGCGAGCACGGGCACTCCATGTTCGTCGTCGACCGCGACCCCACCGTCGCCGAGCGGCCCTTCATGGACTTCCAGTCGGGGTACGTCGTGCGCGCCCTCGACCAGCTGCCCCGCCAGGGCGACCGCGCGCCGTGGATGCTCAAGCAGAACTACCTCACCGACCTGCGCACCATCCGCCACGACAAGATCGACGACGGAGTGCTGCAGTTCCGGTGA
- a CDS encoding glutamine amidotransferase, whose amino-acid sequence MRPFLFLGTRAEDDAADGEYDALLRCAGLDERDLRRVRLERAPLDEALGGPVDPADWSGIVLGGSPFNLSDPAEAKTATQHRVEAELRSLALRVIGADSPFLGACYGIGTLGSLRGGLVDRTYGEGVGAVDVRLSEAGVADPLLGVLPQRFDAFVGHKEAVTRLPEGAVRLAGSATCPVQAFRIGRHVYATQFHPELDVEGLVHRLTIYRDHGYTAPGGLDDALAAARAAKVSEPPRLLARFVELYAR is encoded by the coding sequence GTGCGGCCTTTCCTCTTCCTCGGCACGCGCGCGGAGGACGACGCCGCCGACGGCGAGTACGACGCCCTGCTGCGCTGCGCCGGTCTCGACGAGCGCGACCTGCGCCGGGTGCGGCTCGAGCGGGCCCCGCTCGACGAGGCGCTGGGCGGCCCCGTCGACCCGGCCGACTGGTCGGGCATCGTCCTGGGCGGCAGCCCGTTCAACCTCTCCGACCCGGCCGAGGCCAAGACCGCGACCCAGCACCGGGTCGAGGCCGAGCTGCGCTCGCTCGCGCTGCGCGTGATCGGCGCGGACTCGCCGTTCCTGGGGGCCTGCTACGGCATCGGCACGCTCGGCTCGCTGCGCGGCGGGCTGGTCGACCGCACGTACGGCGAGGGGGTGGGCGCGGTCGACGTACGCCTGAGCGAGGCGGGGGTGGCCGACCCGCTGCTCGGGGTGCTGCCGCAGCGCTTCGACGCGTTCGTGGGGCACAAGGAGGCCGTCACCCGGCTGCCCGAGGGGGCGGTGCGGCTGGCCGGGTCGGCGACCTGCCCGGTGCAGGCGTTCCGGATCGGGCGGCACGTCTACGCCACCCAGTTCCACCCCGAGCTCGACGTCGAGGGCCTGGTGCACCGCCTGACGATCTACCGCGACCACGGCTACACCGCGCCCGGCGGGCTCGACGACGCGCTGGCCGCGGCCCGGGCGGCGAAGGTCAGCGAGCCGCCGCGCCTGCTGGCCCGCTTCGTCGAGCTGTACGCCCGCTGA
- a CDS encoding CaiB/BaiF CoA transferase family protein gives MSIELGKGTGPLAGIKVVEIAGIGPGPHACMILADLGADVIRVERPGGQMLTGGSHDLLNRGRPSVALDLKQPEAVATVLDLVEGADVLVEGMRPGVLERLGLGPEQCHERNPALVYGRMTGWGQSGPLATAAGHDMNYIAITGALHGLGQDKARPHFPGNLVGDFGGGSTYLVIGILAALLEARVSGRGQVVDAAIVDGTAHLNAMGAAFLASGTFTEERAANLLDGGAPFYDVYETSDGEHMSVGALEPQFFAELVRLLGLEDRCPGQLEMERYPEMRALLAETFAQRTQAEWVELFEGTDACVAGIVPLSRAVDHPHLSARETFVTKDGIVQPQPAPRFSRTPATLDLPPAPRAGAHTREALAAWGVADVEGLLERGVAVQAD, from the coding sequence ATGAGCATCGAGCTGGGCAAGGGAACAGGTCCGCTGGCGGGCATCAAGGTCGTCGAGATCGCGGGGATCGGGCCGGGTCCGCACGCCTGCATGATCCTGGCCGACCTCGGCGCCGACGTGATCCGGGTCGAGCGCCCCGGCGGGCAGATGCTCACCGGCGGCAGCCACGACCTGCTCAACCGCGGGCGGCCCAGCGTCGCGCTCGACCTCAAGCAGCCCGAGGCCGTGGCCACGGTGCTCGACCTCGTCGAGGGCGCCGACGTGCTCGTCGAGGGGATGCGACCCGGCGTGCTCGAGCGGCTCGGCCTGGGCCCGGAGCAGTGCCACGAGCGCAACCCCGCGCTGGTGTACGGCCGGATGACCGGCTGGGGCCAGAGCGGACCGCTGGCCACCGCGGCCGGCCACGACATGAACTACATCGCCATCACCGGTGCGCTCCACGGGCTGGGCCAGGACAAGGCCCGCCCGCACTTCCCCGGCAACCTCGTCGGCGACTTCGGCGGCGGGTCGACGTACCTGGTCATCGGCATCCTCGCCGCGCTGCTCGAGGCCAGGGTCTCGGGCCGCGGCCAGGTCGTGGACGCCGCCATCGTCGACGGCACCGCCCACCTCAACGCGATGGGCGCGGCCTTCCTGGCCTCCGGCACGTTCACGGAGGAGCGCGCCGCCAACCTGCTCGACGGCGGCGCCCCGTTCTACGACGTCTACGAGACCTCCGACGGCGAGCACATGAGCGTCGGGGCGCTGGAGCCGCAGTTCTTCGCCGAGCTGGTGCGCCTGCTGGGCCTGGAGGACCGGTGCCCGGGCCAGCTCGAGATGGAGCGCTACCCCGAGATGCGGGCCCTGCTCGCCGAGACCTTCGCCCAGCGCACCCAGGCCGAGTGGGTCGAGCTCTTCGAGGGCACCGACGCCTGCGTGGCCGGCATCGTGCCGCTCAGCCGCGCCGTCGACCACCCCCACCTCAGCGCCCGCGAGACGTTCGTGACCAAGGACGGCATCGTCCAGCCGCAGCCGGCGCCCCGCTTCTCGCGCACCCCCGCGACCCTCGACCTGCCCCCGGCGCCGCGGGCCGGCGCGCACACCCGCGAGGCGCTGGCCGCCTGGGGCGTCGCCGACGTCGAGGGGCTGCTCGAGCGCGGGGTGGCGGTGCAGGCCGACTAG
- a CDS encoding glycerophosphodiester phosphodiesterase, with protein sequence MVRALVALGAGAVLAGVPGVPGGAVAAEPGDYAAVAHRGAPTSSVTENTVPALRRAVRTGADAVELDVSLTADERFFLMHDATLDRTTTCRGPVVARPLAWLRSHCRGARGAERLPSLAAALRYLAGTDIKLVLEIKRYPDAEWSAESLTRVRDAVARAGMLERTLLLCFHAPTLELAEQTVPDVETQWVVTSWKAQVLQARRDPTEWVDGVNVWTRQLTRHRVQALREAGLLVLGRHTVSPRDWARLRRYGVDGVMTDDVPGYLAWARRR encoded by the coding sequence ATGGTGCGCGCCCTCGTGGCGCTGGGTGCGGGAGCGGTCCTGGCGGGCGTCCCGGGCGTCCCGGGTGGGGCGGTCGCGGCCGAGCCGGGCGACTACGCGGCGGTCGCGCACCGGGGCGCGCCGACCAGCTCGGTCACCGAGAACACCGTCCCGGCGCTGCGTCGGGCGGTGCGCACCGGCGCCGACGCGGTGGAGCTCGACGTCTCGCTGACCGCCGACGAGCGCTTCTTCCTCATGCACGACGCCACCCTCGACCGCACCACCACCTGCCGCGGCCCGGTCGTGGCCCGACCGCTGGCGTGGCTGCGCTCGCACTGCCGGGGGGCGCGGGGCGCGGAGCGGCTGCCGTCGCTGGCCGCGGCCCTGCGCTACCTCGCGGGCACCGACATCAAGCTGGTCCTGGAGATCAAGCGGTACCCCGACGCGGAGTGGAGCGCCGAGTCCCTGACCCGGGTCCGCGACGCGGTCGCCCGGGCCGGGATGCTCGAGCGCACCCTGCTGCTGTGCTTCCACGCCCCGACCCTGGAGCTCGCCGAGCAGACGGTGCCGGACGTCGAGACCCAGTGGGTGGTCACGTCCTGGAAGGCGCAGGTGCTCCAGGCGCGCCGCGACCCGACCGAGTGGGTCGACGGCGTCAACGTGTGGACCCGGCAGCTGACCCGCCACCGGGTGCAGGCGCTGCGCGAGGCCGGCCTGCTGGTGCTCGGTCGCCACACCGTGTCGCCCCGCGACTGGGCGCGGCTGCGGCGCTACGGCGTCGACGGCGTGATGACCGACGACGTCCCCGGCTACCTGGCCTGGGCCCGCCGGCGCTGA
- a CDS encoding amino acid ABC transporter ATP-binding protein yields MSAPLIEVTGLRKTYGDRVVLDDVDLRVEPGDVVCLIGSSGSGKSTLLRCLNLLEEIHDGVITFEGREISDPRVDPLQVRRRMGMVFQAYNLFPHLTVLENCTLAPRHAHGLGRRAARERARELLDRFGLAEHADKHPDRLSGGQQQRAAVVRALCTQPTLLLLDEVTAALDPELVGDVLGIVRDLAAAGTTMVLATHEMAFARDVATQVAFLDGGRILELGPPQQVFAAPREERTRAFLRRVLDPGTKGPGTAIG; encoded by the coding sequence GTGAGCGCGCCGCTGATCGAGGTCACCGGCCTGCGCAAGACGTACGGCGACCGGGTCGTCCTCGACGACGTCGACCTGCGCGTCGAGCCCGGCGACGTGGTGTGCCTGATCGGCTCGTCCGGGTCGGGCAAGTCGACGCTGCTGCGCTGCCTCAACCTGCTCGAGGAGATCCACGACGGGGTCATCACCTTCGAGGGCCGCGAGATCTCCGACCCGCGGGTCGACCCGCTGCAGGTGCGGCGCCGGATGGGGATGGTCTTCCAGGCCTACAACCTCTTCCCGCACCTGACGGTCCTCGAGAACTGCACGCTCGCCCCGCGCCACGCCCACGGCCTGGGCCGTCGAGCCGCCCGCGAGCGGGCCCGCGAGCTGCTCGACCGCTTCGGGCTGGCCGAGCACGCCGACAAGCACCCCGACCGGCTCTCGGGCGGGCAGCAGCAGCGCGCCGCCGTCGTACGCGCGCTGTGCACGCAGCCGACGCTGCTGCTGCTCGACGAGGTCACCGCCGCGCTCGACCCCGAGCTGGTCGGCGACGTGCTGGGCATCGTGCGCGACCTCGCGGCCGCCGGCACCACCATGGTGCTGGCCACCCACGAGATGGCCTTCGCCCGCGACGTCGCCACCCAGGTCGCCTTCCTCGACGGCGGTCGCATCCTCGAGCTGGGCCCCCCGCAGCAGGTCTTCGCGGCGCCCCGCGAGGAACGCACCCGCGCTTTCCTGCGCCGAGTCCTCGATCCCGGGACAAAGGGGCCGGGTACGGCGATCGGCTGA
- a CDS encoding amino acid ABC transporter permease: MPTGSGAWHPSERELARRAERRRLRVRRTGTAGLSTVLVFALLGLALVLSPGWERVQGTFFSWSAARDSFPLVLEAFWLNVRIFLVAEPAILVLALLVAIMRGTRSAWLAPARIVAVAFTDVMRGIPTLLLVVLLGFGVPALELQGVTNDRLVWATVALILSYSAYVAEVFRAGIESIHPSQLASARALGLGPVRTLRHVVVPQAVRRVVPPLLNDFISLQKDTALVSLVGVYDGVFAARDYASYNFNYTSLVVVALFFIVLTVPLARFTDWLQRRVAERERAGVL; this comes from the coding sequence GTGCCGACCGGTTCCGGGGCCTGGCACCCCAGCGAGCGCGAGCTCGCCCGGCGCGCCGAGCGCCGTCGCCTGCGGGTGCGCCGCACGGGCACCGCCGGCCTCTCCACCGTCCTGGTCTTCGCCCTCCTCGGCCTCGCCCTGGTGCTCTCGCCGGGCTGGGAGCGGGTGCAGGGGACGTTCTTCTCCTGGTCCGCCGCCCGGGACTCGTTCCCGCTGGTGCTCGAGGCCTTCTGGCTCAACGTGCGGATCTTCCTGGTCGCCGAGCCGGCCATCCTCGTGCTGGCGCTGCTGGTCGCGATCATGCGCGGCACCCGCTCGGCGTGGCTCGCGCCGGCACGCATCGTGGCGGTCGCGTTCACCGACGTGATGCGCGGCATCCCCACCCTGCTGCTGGTGGTGCTGCTCGGCTTCGGCGTGCCAGCCCTGGAGCTGCAGGGCGTCACCAACGACCGGCTGGTGTGGGCGACGGTCGCGCTGATCCTGTCGTACTCCGCCTACGTCGCCGAGGTCTTCCGCGCCGGCATCGAGTCGATCCACCCCTCCCAGCTGGCCAGCGCCCGGGCGCTGGGGCTGGGCCCGGTGCGCACCCTGCGCCACGTGGTGGTGCCGCAGGCGGTGCGTCGCGTCGTGCCGCCGCTGCTCAACGACTTCATCTCGCTGCAGAAGGACACCGCCCTGGTCTCGCTCGTCGGCGTCTACGACGGCGTCTTCGCCGCCCGCGACTACGCCTCCTACAACTTCAACTACACCTCGCTGGTCGTCGTCGCGCTCTTCTTCATCGTGCTGACCGTGCCGCTGGCCCGCTTCACCGACTGGCTGCAGCGCCGGGTCGCCGAGCGCGAGCGGGCGGGGGTCCTGTGA
- a CDS encoding ABC transporter substrate-binding protein: MLRRSAVVPALASLPLLLGAVACAPADEEPTATDPGASASPDEDAADVDPAGCVTDDMLLEDGTLTVGTDSPAYEPWFADNDPTNGEGYESAVAYAVAERLGFSEDEVTWVRVPFNTSYAPGAKDFDFDINQISITPKRAEVVDFSQGYYQAAQAVVALEGTAGAEATSLEDLADLRLGAQTGTTSLTAIRDVIQPEVDPAVFEDTNSAKQALANDQVDAVLADLPTAFYISAVEIPGSTIVGQFQPESGEQEEFGMLFEKGNPLVTCVDAALAAMEADGELADIEQEWLSDVVGVPELQ; encoded by the coding sequence ATGCTGCGCCGGTCTGCGGTCGTCCCCGCCCTCGCCTCCCTGCCCCTGCTGCTCGGTGCGGTCGCCTGCGCGCCCGCCGACGAGGAGCCCACCGCGACCGACCCGGGCGCCTCGGCCTCGCCCGACGAGGACGCCGCCGACGTCGACCCGGCCGGCTGCGTCACCGACGACATGCTGCTCGAGGACGGCACCCTCACCGTCGGCACCGACAGCCCGGCGTACGAGCCGTGGTTCGCCGACAACGACCCGACCAACGGCGAGGGCTACGAGTCGGCCGTGGCGTACGCCGTCGCGGAGCGCCTGGGCTTCTCCGAGGACGAGGTCACCTGGGTGCGGGTGCCCTTCAACACCTCCTACGCGCCGGGCGCCAAGGACTTCGACTTCGACATCAACCAGATCTCGATCACCCCGAAGCGCGCCGAGGTCGTCGACTTCTCGCAGGGCTACTACCAGGCCGCGCAGGCCGTGGTGGCGCTCGAGGGCACCGCCGGCGCCGAGGCCACCAGCCTCGAGGACCTCGCCGACCTGCGCCTGGGCGCCCAGACCGGCACCACCTCGCTCACCGCGATCCGCGACGTCATCCAGCCCGAGGTCGACCCGGCGGTCTTCGAGGACACCAACTCCGCCAAGCAGGCGCTCGCCAACGACCAGGTCGACGCGGTGCTGGCCGACCTGCCGACCGCCTTCTACATCTCCGCCGTCGAGATCCCCGGCAGCACCATCGTGGGCCAGTTCCAGCCCGAGAGCGGGGAGCAGGAGGAGTTCGGGATGCTCTTCGAGAAGGGCAACCCGCTGGTGACCTGCGTCGACGCCGCGCTCGCGGCCATGGAGGCCGACGGCGAGCTCGCCGACATCGAGCAGGAGTGGCTCTCCGACGTCGTCGGCGTGCCCGAGCTGCAGTAG
- a CDS encoding PadR family transcriptional regulator, producing the protein MALEHALLVALREQPASGLELTRRFGRSIGYFWPATHQQIYRVLGRMEGDGWVHATTVEQTGRPDKKVYEVSATGEQALAEWLATPTTPHPLRSELAVKMRGASFGDRAAVLDVVRADLAEHRARLAHYEQLTARDYPDPTTLSDLELDQYLVLRGGVLTEQTWVTWLTEYLEAHA; encoded by the coding sequence ATGGCCCTCGAGCACGCCCTGCTGGTCGCCCTGCGCGAGCAGCCGGCCTCCGGTCTCGAGCTCACCCGGCGCTTCGGCCGCTCGATCGGCTACTTCTGGCCGGCCACCCACCAGCAGATCTACCGGGTGCTGGGCCGCATGGAGGGCGACGGCTGGGTGCACGCCACGACCGTCGAGCAGACCGGCCGGCCCGACAAGAAGGTCTACGAGGTCTCCGCCACCGGTGAGCAGGCCCTCGCCGAGTGGCTGGCCACCCCCACCACGCCCCACCCGCTGCGCTCGGAGCTGGCGGTGAAGATGCGTGGGGCCTCCTTCGGCGACCGCGCCGCCGTGCTCGACGTCGTGCGCGCCGACCTCGCCGAGCACCGCGCCCGCCTGGCGCACTACGAGCAGCTGACCGCCCGCGACTACCCCGACCCCACCACCCTGAGCGACCTCGAGCTCGACCAGTACCTCGTCCTGCGCGGCGGGGTCCTGACCGAGCAGACCTGGGTCACCTGGCTCACCGAGTACCTGGAGGCACACGCATGA
- a CDS encoding NADPH-dependent 2,4-dienoyl-CoA reductase — protein sequence MSTHSTGPYPHLMEPLRLGSLTLRNRVVMGSMHTGLEDTPWDVPKLAAYAAERARGGVGLIVTGGYAPTKRGWLKPFASELTTRLQAMRHRQVTDAVHAEGGAIALQVLHAGRYGYHPFIHSASDTKSPITPFKPSAMSARQVDRTATAFARTVALAVKGGYDAVEIMGSEGYLINQFLAERTNQRDDAWGGSAEKRMRFPLEVVRRTRDLVGDDLPIMYRISLLDLVEGGQSWDEVVTLAHRLTEAGVSVLNTGIGWHEARIPTIITQVPPAAWRSVTARLKAEVSVPVCASNRINTPELAESILAEGGADLVSMARPLLADPDFVNKAAAGRGDEINTCIACNQACLDHTFSNKTASCLVNPRACRETTLVLAPTRARRSVAVVGAGPAGLATAVSAAERGLAVTLFEAQPDLGGQFRLAMAVPGKEDFAETLRYYTRRLVVLGVDVRLSTRATAADLAGFDEVVVSTGVEPRLPVIPGGDDPRVVSYADVLSGRVVPGKRVAVIGAGGIGVDVSHWLVHDPSSPGPDEQAGVEEWMAHWGVGDPSLHRGGLTERKPREPFREVTLLQRKTSMIGKDLGKTSGWAHRAVLKQSGVMQVAGATYERIEGRDDAVVLHVTVEGEPRELVVDHVVLCAGQESVRSLFDDLTAAETHPGLHLVGGADVAAELDAKRAIEQGTRVAAAL from the coding sequence ATGAGCACCCACTCGACCGGCCCCTACCCCCACCTGATGGAGCCGCTGCGGCTCGGGTCGCTGACGCTGCGCAACCGCGTGGTGATGGGCTCGATGCACACCGGGCTCGAGGACACCCCCTGGGACGTGCCCAAGCTGGCGGCGTACGCCGCGGAGCGCGCGCGGGGCGGCGTCGGCCTCATCGTCACCGGCGGCTACGCGCCGACCAAGCGCGGCTGGCTCAAGCCGTTCGCCTCCGAGCTGACCACCCGCCTGCAGGCGATGCGGCACCGCCAGGTCACCGACGCGGTGCACGCCGAGGGCGGCGCGATCGCGCTGCAGGTGCTGCACGCGGGCCGCTACGGCTACCACCCGTTCATCCACTCGGCCTCCGACACCAAGAGCCCGATCACGCCGTTCAAGCCCTCGGCGATGTCGGCGCGCCAGGTCGACCGCACCGCGACCGCGTTCGCGAGGACGGTCGCGCTGGCCGTCAAGGGCGGCTACGACGCGGTCGAGATCATGGGCTCCGAGGGCTACCTGATCAACCAGTTCCTCGCCGAGCGCACCAACCAGCGCGACGACGCGTGGGGCGGCAGCGCCGAGAAGCGGATGCGCTTCCCGCTCGAGGTGGTGCGCCGCACCCGCGACCTGGTCGGCGACGACCTGCCGATCATGTACCGGATCTCGCTGCTCGACCTCGTCGAGGGCGGCCAGAGCTGGGACGAGGTCGTGACCCTGGCGCACCGGCTCACCGAGGCCGGCGTCAGCGTCCTCAACACCGGCATCGGCTGGCACGAGGCCCGCATCCCCACGATCATCACCCAGGTCCCGCCGGCGGCGTGGCGCTCGGTGACCGCGCGGCTCAAGGCCGAGGTGTCGGTGCCGGTGTGCGCCTCCAACCGGATCAACACCCCCGAGCTGGCCGAGTCGATCCTCGCCGAGGGCGGCGCCGACCTGGTCTCGATGGCGCGCCCGCTGCTGGCCGACCCCGACTTCGTCAACAAGGCCGCCGCCGGTCGCGGCGACGAGATCAACACCTGCATCGCCTGCAACCAGGCCTGCCTCGACCACACCTTCTCCAACAAGACCGCCTCCTGCCTGGTCAACCCGCGCGCCTGCCGCGAGACCACGCTGGTGCTGGCCCCCACGCGCGCACGCCGCTCGGTCGCCGTCGTCGGCGCCGGCCCGGCGGGCCTGGCCACCGCGGTCTCCGCGGCCGAGCGCGGCCTGGCGGTGACCCTCTTCGAGGCCCAGCCCGACCTCGGCGGCCAGTTCCGCCTGGCGATGGCGGTGCCCGGCAAGGAGGACTTCGCCGAGACGCTGCGCTACTACACCCGACGCCTGGTGGTCCTCGGGGTCGACGTCCGGCTCTCCACCCGCGCCACCGCCGCCGACCTGGCCGGCTTCGACGAGGTCGTGGTCAGCACCGGCGTCGAGCCCCGGCTGCCGGTGATCCCCGGCGGCGACGACCCGCGGGTCGTCTCGTACGCCGACGTGCTCTCGGGCCGGGTGGTGCCCGGCAAGCGGGTCGCGGTGATCGGCGCCGGCGGCATCGGCGTCGACGTCAGCCACTGGCTGGTCCACGACCCCTCCTCCCCCGGCCCCGACGAGCAGGCCGGCGTCGAGGAGTGGATGGCGCACTGGGGCGTCGGCGACCCGAGCCTGCACCGCGGCGGCCTGACCGAGCGCAAGCCGCGCGAGCCGTTCCGCGAGGTGACGCTGCTGCAGCGCAAGACCTCGATGATCGGCAAGGACCTCGGCAAGACCTCGGGCTGGGCGCACCGCGCCGTGCTCAAGCAGTCGGGCGTCATGCAGGTCGCGGGGGCGACGTACGAGCGGATCGAGGGTCGCGACGACGCCGTCGTCCTGCACGTCACCGTCGAGGGCGAGCCGCGCGAGCTGGTCGTCGACCACGTCGTGCTGTGCGCCGGGCAGGAGTCGGTGCGCTCACTCTTCGACGACCTGACCGCCGCCGAGACCCACCCCGGCCTGCACCTGGTCGGCGGGGCCGACGTGGCCGCCGAGCTCGACGCCAAGCGCGCCATCGAGCAGGGCACCCGCGTAGCCGCCGCCCTCTGA
- a CDS encoding HIT family protein, with product MPGEVNRDDSCLFCAIVAGTIPSTRVDEDERTVSFMDINPATDGHLLVVPRAHAVDLTDITPEDLAACALTAQRLARRQLDVLGADGVNLLNCTGEAAWQSVFHFHLHVVPRYAGDPERDGLSLPWLPSPGDPDRIAATGRRLQGGADG from the coding sequence ATGCCTGGTGAGGTCAACCGAGACGACAGCTGCCTGTTCTGCGCGATCGTGGCGGGCACCATCCCCTCGACGAGGGTCGACGAGGACGAGCGGACGGTGTCCTTCATGGACATCAACCCCGCCACCGACGGGCACCTGCTCGTCGTGCCGCGCGCCCACGCGGTCGACCTGACCGACATCACGCCCGAGGACCTCGCGGCCTGCGCGCTGACCGCGCAGCGGCTGGCCCGGCGCCAGCTCGACGTGCTCGGCGCCGACGGGGTCAACCTGCTCAACTGCACCGGCGAGGCCGCCTGGCAGAGCGTCTTCCACTTCCACCTGCACGTCGTGCCCCGCTACGCCGGCGACCCCGAGCGCGACGGGCTGTCGCTGCCCTGGCTGCCCTCCCCCGGCGACCCCGACCGGATCGCCGCCACCGGCCGGCGGCTGCAGGGCGGGGCCGACGGGTGA